ATttattaggtgtttaaatgaacatcaaatatcTTTCATTATAACACGCATGTGAAAAACAAAATGAAGCTCTTTCTTGAAAATGATAAAGCAAGACCTAGAGGCCGCATAAGAGAAGTGAGTAAAGTATACAAAATTGCTTCTAGTAATCCTTTAACCAAAGAAACTACCAATAGTTGTGGGTTTAGACAATCTTTAAATCATCTTTTCCACACTCAGTTTTTTAATGGTATATAAATACAAGAGGTAATGGCATACAACACAATGTTTTGTTTTTCCTATTTCTAATTAGGATTTTCTCCATGGGACTTCACATAACTACCAGGCATATTAATCagttttggaaattgcttacacGTTGCAACCCTTCAGTGAACAATAATGAAAAATTTATGCGCCCCCAACATATAGATTGTTTGCTGCCCTTCAGCAAAAAGGAACctaagaaaaagaaaacgaagtatgGAGAGGAaggtgaagatgaagaagaggattaGAGCGAAGAAGTGGAATACATTGTAATGACCAAAGAAATCAAAGATTACTGCATAAAACTTCTTATTGCATAAGACGCATTGTTCACTTTTTATGTCCACACCACGATGACGCAACATATCTCTAGTTGGAAGAGAGTCATGAAAAGTATCCCAGAAAATAAAATTCACCTTGTTTGGAATATGAGATCCCCAAAGAAAAGTATTGAAGTCGCAATCATCCAAATCACCTATGAGTTTCTCATAACAATTCGAAGTGCTGAAGTTATCCATAATCTCCATTTTGTCATCCTCTTCCACTAAAACAGGAACATGATGTAAATCACGTTTTAGTAAATCCCATTCTAAAGGCCTCTTGAAATCGCAAACCCATTCTCCATTCACTATCATGTCCGAGACTGTAAAATTCTTCATCCTTGCAGTATTGAAAACAACTGGGAAAAGGTTCTTTAAAATCCCCCTATCAAGCCAATGGTCCTTCCAAAACCGAATACCCTTCTCATTCCTTACCGTGAAGCTCGCCATGTTTTGGACTAATGGCACCATATTAATAACATTCTTTAAAATGCTCCTTCATTGAGGAATATTATCCACATTAGGAATTAGAAAATAAGAATTATAAGAGAATTTTACATTCACTAGTTTCCTCCAAAGGCTATTTTTGTTCTAAATCTCCAAATCCACTTGATTAGCAAGGATTAGCTTGTTTTCCTCAGATTCTTCGCGCCTAGACCCCCATTCACCTTCGCTATACATAGTTTCTTCCAAGAAACCCAAACCATTTTCCTTCTTCCTTCCACCGCGCCCCACAAGAAGTTACACATAATGTTAATCATTCTCTTTTCCATACTCATCAGAAGATGAAACAGTGAAAGATAATAGATAGGTAAACTCGCAAGATAACTCTTTGATAAGAATTAACCTACCTTCTTTATTTAGTTGCCTTTTCTTCCACAAAACCAACTTTTGTTCCATTCTGAGCAAAACATGATGCCACACTGAAGTGCTACGCCAATGAGCTCCAATTGGCATGCCAAGATATGTGAAAGGAAGCTTATATGTCTTGTAGCCTAATTTTCTGGCAAGATAGTCAATCACCCCTTCAGCTCCCACACTAATCATAGTGCTCTTGTCTAGGTTCAACTTCAATCCCGTAATGGTttcaaaaacaaccaaaatgatGAAAAGACGTCTAACTTCCTCCACTGACGCATCAATAACGATCAAAGTATCACCCGCAAATTAatgatgagaaataatagagccATGTTCCACCACTTGAAATCCAGTGAGCTGACCTCTCTCCACCGCATCATTAATTAGTTTTGAAAGATCTCCAccaccaaaagaaaaatatacgGAGATAATGAGTCACCCTGCCTTAAACCCTTTCTTGGTTTAAATTTTTCTGTAGAACCACCATTCACGAGAACAGAAAGATGAGTAGTCGTTACACACCATTTAATCCAAGAAATCCATTTACCACCGAAGTCATGCTTTTGCAAAATTGTGAACAAAGCATTCAAATTTACATAATCAAAAGCTTTCTCTATATCGATCTTACATAAAATTCCAGGTTTCCTAGCCTTCATCCTGCTATTAACACATTCATTTGCAATTAAAGCACCATCTAGAATTTGTTTACCATGTACAAAAGCCCATGAAAATCAGAAATCATCCTTGGCATCACCGTCTTCAATCGAACTGCGAGAAGCTTTGAAATGATCTTGTACACCATATCAATCAGACTTAATGGCCTATAGTCTTTTAGGAGTGCAAGAGTTCTCCTTTTTTGGAATAAGAGTGATAAAAGAACAATTAAAACGCCAATCAATTAAACCGAACCCGTATAACAAGCTACTTAATACCGCTTACTCAACTAGTTCAAGTAAATATTTTACCAACCCCTTAACATCTATTTTATTTGCAAAAATCTATAGTTTGTAATGATTTATATTTTGTATCTTGCTGATTTATGTTAATTTGGATAAAGATCTCATGAACTCGTTCCCAAAAAATTCTCATTGCTTGCGTAACAGCAACAATTCCCTAAACAACCATGCAACTGTAATATTTTGTGAGATCTATATTTTCATCGGTAGTAAGATTCCAGGCCGTATTGAACTAAAAGAGAGACAATTTTTGTACTGGAGTAAGAAATAAAATCAAAGAATATTCAGTTGATTGGGATAAATTTTCATTCAGaatattgattttattttattgagaAAAATCATAGcgactagattttttttttaaataaaacaaaTCAATTGAGATCCAATGCCTCCCAAGATGAGTTATCAATGTCAAATAAAAAACCAAGATCGAATGTGATGGAATGTGggaaaaaaggtcaaacaaattgTTAAAATATAAGTGGAATGTAGGAAAAAAAGGTCAAAGAAATTGTTAAAATATAGGTGAAAACCGTGCAGAAACCAAAGTAGATACAATAATTTCCATAAGCTAAGTCATGGCTTATCAGCACTACATATGTGAGGTTCTAGTAAGCCATGACTTTGCTAACTTCCACAGTCTAGTAAATTTTACTACCGTAATGATCACTCATTGCTTGATTGTGGCTAACGGCTAACCTACATAGTCATAGTGCAAGATCTTGGACGCAGAGCCGGTGTGTGGATCCTGGAACACATGTATACAACCCACACATCCAACATGGAGAGTTTACCCCTATCGTAAATGCCTGGTATCCAACAGCATGCATCACTTCCATCTAAGACGCATTTACAAGCAAACCacctagaaaaacaaaattccCGGTTTGAAAACCCGGAGGTAGCCTTAAAACTTCAGATCAACGGTCAAGTCTTTTTGCTAACGACTGCTTGTAACTCTCTAGCTAGTCTCTGCACGGAGATGGATTGGTCAAaggtaagagcatctccaatagacggtgaagttatttatttttcatgacaCGTAGGATTTTACATCCCCATTTCCCATAAATTCATCTTCAATAGTAGGTCTTACGAAAAAGGAAGGGTGTCAAAATAAGTAAGAAGATCTTatagaaagtcttatttagaccttgGGAATGACCTCCATGCCACCGATTTAACAactttttaaattattatttccaaatatttttttctgaaCCAATAACAAAAAAGAAATCACTTTTATTCTTTATCCAAAAAACTAATCATGAAAATAAGACCCTGCACCATTGGAGATGGTACATAAACAAAACATTGTTATCTTTCCCACATATATAAAACTCCATAAATAAAAACTCCACGTAGGATTTTTAGCACCcaccgttggagatgctctaagaaaaCTAAGTAACGATAATGCTAATACGTGTACATCTATTATGTGAACTTGTACAAGTACACCAATGAAATTAATTCCTAATAAACCCCATGGTCCAGtgagtatagagcaacaacataTATAAGCCTAGTCAACTTTAAATTTTGCCAGGCTGTAACTTGGTTGTGAGGCTCAGAGCTCACAAAGAGAGCTTCTTTGAAACCCTAGCAGTCAGTTCAAGATCATGCATATGTGTTTGAAGTGTGGTGGACACTAGAAAGAATTTATAGCTAGGGTTCTTTCTTGTTCATTTGTTGTTCACTTCTAGCTAGTAGTAGTAGTGTAAGCAACAACCACAACAATAACAATCTTAAgttaacaacatcaacaacagtaTCTATGTTTCAAATGTTGCTATCATTCCAAACTTCTATTCAAGCCATCAGCAAATAATTATAATACCATTCAACGGCTATAAACACTTTAAACATAATCCAACGGTGCGTATCTAAGGATGACATACATCTATTTTCCACGAGTTTAGTAAACACATTAACATTCCTTCTCTCTATGAGTCTAGACTAGTCTAAAACTCTCATCAATCACACACAAGTATATCCCCCATGTACGTACATTTTTGTATTCCGTGTAAAAGGATTGTATGCGTATGTGATCGAGACCGTAAAAGTTTCCTAGAGATTTGTGTACAACTCTTTTTCCCTTTTGGACGACAACAACTAATTTCTGAAAGAGATTTGAAAGGGTTCTAAATCGAGTAAAAAAGTAAGTCTAGAGAGATTACaagtaagaaagaaaaaaaaaaaaaaaagggagaaagaaaagaaaggacTTTCATTGAGATGCTTTCTCTCTCTATCTCATTCAAGCTTTTGTGCACTTATTGTAGCTGAATGAAATGATCTCTCTTTTATTTCTCTCTATCTATCTAGATCTTTGTAAAAAAGGATGAAGTTTAGTTAGAGTCGATCATCCATCATCATTTCACTATATGGAGTACTAGTAAGTGGGATGAGTGAGACAGTTCTGAAATCTTGCCGGTAATGGAAAGTTCCGGCTTTGCATTTTTTTCACCGTCCAGCTATTTTCAGTAGTTGTTTTGTTTGATTCTTGTATGTGTGGTGTGGGTATCTGTGTTTACTGAGAGAAAGTAATAAAGCAAAAGAGTTTGTTGTAGAGAGAAAGTGAGAGAGCAGAGAAAGAAAGGATCTAAGATGCTCTTTAGTCGCTGCTAGTACTACTACTCATCATCACATTCATATCTTCTTCTCTTGATTTGCTTGTTTTTATCTTCATCCCTATAGAAGAAGTAGAATCAAACCCATTCATTTCACTCTCTAGCTGGCTACTACTACTAGTactggtgtgtgtgtgtgtgtgtgtgaagaTGATGAACAAATACATCTCAAATGGTGATGGTGATAATGAGATCTGTAACACTAACAACCCATCAATGGTATCATTTGTAGGGTTAGATACTAACAATCAAAAGCATTTTGGAGAATGGGAGACAAACAACATTGCTAGTCATCATCAGCAGCACCATCATCACCAACCTACAGCTACaaacaacaacaaccacaacactgtaaaccctaattttctaaACTCATCATCAACAACCAACAACAACATCTTTGAGAATTTCAACAACAATTTTTTATCAACAACTCCTCATTCCTCAACATTATTTCCTTCCAACAACTTCTTCTCATCAACATCATCTTCAAGTACTTGTAACAATAATAACAACTCAACCCAATTTCTTGATTTCCCACCATCTTCTTCTACTTCGACAAATTTCTTCTTAAAAAACAAACCACAACTTAATTCTAGTAGTAGTTTTGATGGGTCGGGATTATATTATAACAGTATAAACAATGATTATAGAAGAATTGGGTTAAATCTTGGTCATAGAACATATTTTTCTTCGAGAGAATCAACCATGATGCTCGATCGACTAGTTAGAAGACCAAGAGGGTTTTATCTGGAAAATCAAGTCCCTAGATGTCAAGCAGAAGGTTGTAACGTTGAGCTTACACATGCTAAACATTATCATAGAAGACATAAGGTTTGTGAGTTTCATTCTAAGGCTACTAAAGTTGTTGCTGGTGGTATTGAGCAAAGATTTTGCCAACAATGCAGCAGGTAATTAAACTAAATTATGTGCTCAAACTTCTTCATCTTTTAATTTTTGTTAAGTTAAAAtgggatttttttttatgttcgaTTTATCATCAAATCATTCTAGGTCATGTTCATGATTTCCTTGTGTTTTTTCTTCTAACCTCTTTATTTTATGTTGTCCCAAAATTTGGGAGCAGATCTACAAGAGTTTGGGTTGGATTTTTGATGCAGTACTAGCAAGAAAGTCAGGTCATATATAATGGAGGAAATATAAACAAGTATAAAAATTATAGATAGTTCTTGTGAATAGCTAGCCACTAAAACTAGAAATTTGAAGCAACATTAAACAATTAAACCTTCCTTGTTCTTGctatttttcttctattttagATTCAAAGTTTTAACTTCAATATGCAGAAGATATGTATACATTAGATCTGTTGATTTGTTGTGTGTATATTTAGGAACATGTAAAATCCAAATTAAGTTAATGATTCATTCTCAAACATTCTCTATCTAATCATCATTGTATGTTAACGTTTATCACTAATCATATACGTACATCCAAATTAACCCTTTTCTTGGCTTTGTTATATAGCACCTATTTTTACATATGATAATGGAAAGTTAGATGATAATATTGCGACTCTTTCATGaattctcactttctctctctctaagTCATCTTTTAACTTCTCTTTAATTTATTGGTTGATGGAGGGCAGATTTCATGTATTGGCTGAGTTTGATGAATCAAAAAGAAGCTGTAGAAAACGTTTGGCTGATCACAACCGTAGAAGAAGAAAGCCTCATCAACCCTCTGGTCCATACAATGaaacctcttcctcctcttctgctGTTAAACCTGTTGCTTCTGAAAATGGTACGTTCCTTCTCTGTCTTTAATCTTAACTCTTTTAGTTAACAGTACCCTCTCTCAATCTCTCTCTACTTCCATGGAATACTTGGTGCAATACAACCAAAACAACATTATATATGTATTCATAAagttttgttttcttgaactaTAATTTGTTGGGAAAAAAATAGAAACAGGAAATTTACAGATGGGTTCGTCATCATCAAGATCATCATCAGAATTAGTAGCAGCTTACGATCCTAATAGTAACCAACAACAAGATATGTCACTATCATCTTCATCAGCCACACTTTCTCTGATGATCCCAAAatgcaccaccaacaacaacaatcacaaaTCAATTCCTACTACAAAAGCTGCAGATACATCGTCACTGATGACCCACTTCATCAGTAATAGTTGTTCACCTCCTAGTAGTGGCCCACACCATTCTCCTCATGAACATAATCCATCACAACCGTTCATATCCACCGAGGCCAATTCTCCTAGTGCAGTTTCGTTGTCTTCTTATCAGAATCTGTTCTTTCCTAACGTTAACTCTAATGAACGACATCACCGTGAGGAAGACGATCACGAGGAGTTAACGCTACAACAATCAGCTGGAGATCAGCATGGCGCGTCGACAACGTCGGAAATTGATCATGAGGACTTGCACAATCTGTTGCATTTGCGTCAGGCGATGTTCGGTGTTGAATTTGTTTGATGATATAACATCTGGGTTTTCATCAAGGATTAATTCATGAATTGATTAGGGAGTTCAAAGGTATTTATTATtaacatcaaagttcaaacacGACTAGCTATATAGCTCTAGCTGATTCGTATTATAAGCGAGAATGAAATCTAGGGTAATTTTAATAGGTATGAGGTCCATCTATAtcaaatatatagatatatatataataattgtAACTGTTATTGCGAGAGATATACATGCATATTTCCATTTGAAATTTATCTTCTTCGATTTCCTGTAACAGTTAAAAACCAACCCTTCTTTATTGTTGTGGTTGTGGGTTGGTGCCAAGCATATACTACTAAACATACATGATGTACATCCATAATCCATGCATGGCATAAGTAAACCCTTCTAGGTGTTGTCCTATTCATACGCACCACTGTGATGCAAACTAGAAGATTACCTTGTATATCTCATGTTATGCGCCTTATGCAAACTAGATAGCGTTCAGTACTACCCCCTGAGCAGGCCAATATGTATATAGCTCTTGTTTGATGAGCAACAAACCAATGCATCTTGATTGACACTAAGGTTTTTCGTCCAACCGTCATATCGGGGTGGTGTTGCTCACCAGTTACCACGAAGTCCAAAATGCAGTACTTACTTACCTTTAGGGGATGAAATTGCAAATCCTGCACTTGCAATCCTACTAATTTAATCACATACATACTGGCATGCAAGATCTTTATGTATAGCTTGGACGAATATTCACTCATTATATCTAGGGATAGGATTACGTAATTGTATCTTCTTCTTATTTGCAAGGCAACAACAATGACCCTGCACACAGTTGTAAGTAGCCAGACGGAAATAGATGTCCACTATACGCAATGAAGTTGAAAACAGTCGATGTTATTAACTTATTATGATGGACTGATAAATGATTAATTTGCCATATATACTGCATGACGACCATGATGCATGCATGCATGTATGTATCAACCCGAACAATCAGATATTTCGATATATGAATTAACTGTAGGCGTGTGAAGTACTAAAAATTGTAACTGAATGGACTCAACAAATTTAGTTTGTTATCTACCGGTGAAATATTAGTCAGGATCCAGTCTATCGCCAATTTATACTGGTGCCGCTAAATGTGTTTTTTTACTCAAAATTGTATTGCAAGATCATATAAACATCATTAGACAAATCCATCCACAAAAACGAAAGCAAAAAGAACTACAGTTAGCATATCTGCAATACAATAATGGTAATTTTATATGAGTAATAAATTTTCATTGAAATTGCTGACATGTTAAATGTGTAATAATAAATTCTCTATCATAATCCGTAAAACACGTATCAGATGATTTCACGTGGAAAGGCACCTCATAAGGCAGGACCAATAGGAAAGTCCCTGGACCCACCACAGAAAGATCACTGTTTGACATCAGAACCAAAACACATACAAACCGGTTCATTTCAGTGAAATCATAATACCAGCGTCAGCGTGTATTTAAATGGAGACTGAAATTTTTGTGAGGGTATTATTATCGTATATTCATTCCTTAGACAACGTCAATATTATCTTCAAATTTTACCTCTGCATGCATTCTGTTGGACGATTAAAGAACCCTTaggttaggaaacaatatcaagaCAGCAAACAATAGAGATTCATTTAAATGCCAGTATGGATGATAGACTGGCGGAAGTATCGAACATTTATTCGGAATAAAGAACAAATCATGTCCACGGAGAAAAGGGGTGCCAATCCCTGTCTACACAAACGAAAAGTTGAATGTTCTGCAACTTTCTATAATACAAAGTTGCAAAGCAGTCGGTGCCTGTTCTGCGGTTGCACCTTCACAGTTCGTAAGGTCTCTTGAGTGAGACCCTTGTGTTGATTTATTTACAACACTTGAAATGGCAGTGgtttattaatttttcataaaatctgtTTTACCAATTATTTTGATGCTGTGACACATGGATCAAGGTATGGTGTGAAAATCAACATGCCACTGAGATTAAATGGATTGGTTGGATCAGCTCCACACAGTCTACGTCTACACCATCATCAATACAAAAGACTCCAAAAGAAACCCTAGAATCAATATCCCTCTCTGTTCCCTTCCTTCACATTAGTCAGTCAGTCAGTCAGATAGTTGTTGTAAACCTGTCAGTATGTCAGCATCGAGTAAATGGCTTCCTTCTTCACGATCATCAGCTTTTCTTCTGCGGTCTCGATTTAAAGGTGGATCACAGCGGTTAACTACGTGTTTACATCTAACATAATGTGTGGGTCCCACGAAGTACAGTTTTGTCTTTTCCTTGCATTCCAATTTTAATTGAGAGTAATTATTTGATTGGTGTTGCAGGGAAGAAGTGAGCACTGCCCGTCCATAATAAGATATAAAATTTTGGAGTCAGAACTGTACGGACACTGTTTCCTTGCAGCCTTTCTTGAGATTGTTCTTGTGGCAATCCGGGGTCACTGAGAGTATTATTTGTTACACGATCACACGGGATAATACCGACTCTACGCTGCCACCATACCGATCTTATTTTGGTACAATACTCCAATGTTTGGTCCCCATGTTTTTTTCATAATGTGTGCCGCTAACTTTAGATCTTAAGCCAAAGGGGACGTTTTCCCTTCGTTATAGGTCAATTATAGCGAAATCCAAATTCTATAATCTTTCATATAGTTTAAATGTAGCGatattttttaattatattttaaAACTGATCACATCTGATGTTTTTGTAGCTAATAACGCGTTTGAATTCACATCCAGAAGCaactttttgacttctagaaattAAACAATAAGAAGTTAGTTTGGGTATGAAACTTCAGAACAACTTGTAAAAGCAAAAAAGTcgattttttgtgaagcaaaatatcctGGCTTCCGACTTCtacttctgacttctgcttctagTATCCAAAAACGATATAAAGGAAATCACACGAATCAGTTTTCGTGTGATTTTTTACTTTACGGAAACTCAGTTTTCGTTTGGCCAATGATATGGATATTAAGTATTCGTGTGCACTTATACAGAAACTGAGTTTCCGTTTCCGTAAAttttatttgtttgaccttttttgtTACACTCCTATCCGACCGTAACTATTCATCATTCTCAACGGCTTTAGTTTCACCGCCGTCGGATCCCaacaaatatttttttcaattttcttttcgaAAATGTCATAAATACAAACTTATTTTTCTTATCAAATCACTCCAAATCATACTCGCGAGATTgaggtatacctaatgagacaaaaataGGGTCATTAGGAAGTAAAATCCAAAGACCCTTAgccaaatattttcaaaaatggcTAATCTACCCTtgcttaattaacactaataaatcagtttaggttaattaatttttttagttaattagttgattaAAATTCTGAAATTATGTTTTATTTAGATTGAACTCACGGATTATGTGGGAAGATTTTTTAGGAAAAAGattgttttgagaattttgtttgtaatggaaATGAAACCACACTAGCCAAAACACTTCTAAAAGAGGATTGCAAAGCTTCTTAATGGTTAAGGCCGCACAAGAACCGGCCCGAAACCAGTGTACCGGACCATATTCGAAAAACTCGTCCCAGAATCGGACCAGAAACGGTGTAGGAGGTACAAGGAATGAGAATGTATACGAGAACCGGTGTAGATCGGGACAAGTACTCGGTTCTTGGGGAGTGCCGGCTTGAACCGACCTGAAAGTCCCGATAAATAAGAGTCGTTTATTAGAATTTTATGGGTTAATCTCTACCATCCATTCTAGGTTTCGTGATTAGAGCTTATAAAAAATGTTCGATCTGTTTGAAACAGCAATCGAGCACAAACGCCATCTTCGTCTTGTCC
This DNA window, taken from Papaver somniferum cultivar HN1 chromosome 3, ASM357369v1, whole genome shotgun sequence, encodes the following:
- the LOC113358334 gene encoding squamosa promoter-binding-like protein 8 is translated as MMNKYISNGDGDNEICNTNNPSMVSFVGLDTNNQKHFGEWETNNIASHHQQHHHHQPTATNNNNHNTVNPNFLNSSSTTNNNIFENFNNNFLSTTPHSSTLFPSNNFFSSTSSSSTCNNNNNSTQFLDFPPSSSTSTNFFLKNKPQLNSSSSFDGSGLYYNSINNDYRRIGLNLGHRTYFSSRESTMMLDRLVRRPRGFYLENQVPRCQAEGCNVELTHAKHYHRRHKVCEFHSKATKVVAGGIEQRFCQQCSRFHVLAEFDESKRSCRKRLADHNRRRRKPHQPSGPYNETSSSSSAVKPVASENETGNLQMGSSSSRSSSELVAAYDPNSNQQQDMSLSSSSATLSLMIPKCTTNNNNHKSIPTTKAADTSSLMTHFISNSCSPPSSGPHHSPHEHNPSQPFISTEANSPSAVSLSSYQNLFFPNVNSNERHHREEDDHEELTLQQSAGDQHGASTTSEIDHEDLHNLLHLRQAMFGVEFV